TCGCCCGCTGGTGGATTATGTTCCGCTGCACCGACCCACCGGGGTGAAGGGCAGCGCCCGGGAGGAGAACGGCGAGGGGAATGGGGAGGGAGAGGCCCTCCTGCCGGTCACCCAGTTCGACATGGAGGCGCTGGAGGCCCTGGGCCTGCTGAAGATCGATTTCCTCGGCCTTTCCACCCTCACCGTGATGCGGGAGACCTGCGATCTGGTCGCCCGCCGGCACGGGATCCGGCTGGATCTGGAGACCATCCCCACGGACGCCCCGGAGGCCTACGCCCTGCTGGGCCGGGGCGAGACGGTCGGCGTGTTCCAGGTGGAAGGCCGGGGGTTCAGCCGGATGATGCGGGATCTCAAGCCCCGCGCCTTTTCCCACGTGATGGACGCCCTGGCCCTCTACCGCCCGGGCCCCCTGGAGTATATCCCCAATTACATCCGCCGCATGCGGGGCCAGGAGCCCATCGAATACCGGCATCCCCGTCTGGCGCCTATCCTCCAGCGCACCATGGGCATCCTGGTCTATCAGGAGCAGATCATGCGGGTGGCCATCGACCTGGCGGGCTATACGCCCTCCGAGGCGGACGAGCTGCGCAAGGTCGTGGCCAAGAAGAAGGGTGAAGCCTTCCCGAAGCAGCGGGCGAAATTCCTGGAGGGCTGCGTCCGAAACGGCATCCCGCTGGAGACCGCCGAGGCGATCTGGGGGGACATCGAATTCTTCGCCCGTTATGGCTTCAACGCCGCCCACGCCGCCTCTTACGCCGTGATCACCGTCCAGACCGCTTACCTGAAGGCGAAATACCCGGTGGAGTATCTGTGCGCCCTGATGACCGTGGACCGGGACAAAACCGAGAAGATCGGCCTTTATGTGGCGGAATGCCGCCGGCTGGGGATCCCGGTCCTGCCCCCCGACATCAATCAGAGCGAGGCGACGTTCACGATCGAGCCGACGCCTGATGGGAAGGAGGCCATCCGGTTCGGGCTGACGGCGGTGAAGAACGTCGGGGAAGGGGCGGTGGCCCGCATCCTGGCCGCGCGTCAGGAGGGCGGCCCGTTCCGGGATCTGGATGATCTGGCCCGGCGGGTGGATCTGAAGGAGGTGGGGCGGCGGGCGATGGAGTCGCTGATCAAGGCAGGGGCCCTGGCGGCTTTCGGGAACCGGGCGCAGCTTCTGGAGATCCTGGATCGCCTGATGGAGGCCAGCGCCCGCTATCATCGCGAGCGCCAGCAGGGGATGCTGAGCCTCTTCGCGCTGAGCGGGGTATCCATCGAAGCGGCCTCCCTTGTCGGGTCGCTCCCGCAGCTCCCGGAGGTGGAGGAGCGCCAGATCCTGGAATGGGAGAAGGATCTCGTCGGAACCTATCTCTCGGAAACGCCTCTCACCCGGCAGTGGCCCACGCTGCAACAGCTCGTCTCGCACACCACCGCGGACCTGAGCGAAGAGCTCCACGGCCAGACCGTGAAGCTCGCCGGGATCGTCCGGGCGGTGCGGACGACCACTACCCGGACCGGGGAGATAATGGCCTATGTGTCCATGGAGGACATCCACGGAACCGTGGAGGTGGTGATCTTCCCCCGGCTCTGGAAGCAGAAGGGGCACCTCGCGCGCCCAGAGGCGATCCTGATCGTCGTGGGCAAGGCGGAGGTGAGCGGACGGGAGCCACGGGTAGTGGCGGAGGATCTGCGGGATCAGGATACGATCGTGCGACCGGTGGAGGAGACCGGGGAGGAAGAAGAGGAAGCCGGGGCGCAGCGACGCTACGCCTTCACGATGCCCGATACCGGGATGGATTTCGACGCCCGACCATCCGATGGGAACACCGGATCGCGCCCGGCCGGGGGAGAACCATCTTCCCCATCGAAGGCTCCCCAGGAGATCCAGCCGATGATGGAGCCTGCGGATACGCATGCCACCATCGGGCCGATTATGGCCTCTTCCCCGTCCGCAATGACCGGAGGCTCCGCTGACCGGGAAGAGGCCTCTTCGGCGCCGTCCGGTGCGGCAAGGCCCTCATCTCCCACTTCCGCGCCCGGTCAGGAGGATACGCCCGGGGCAGCACCGGGCGAAGCATCCCGGAAAGAGCCGCCCGGGCCCGCCCCCGAGCCGAGAGCCGTCCCCTCCCGGCACATCCTGATTTATTTCCATCGAACCGAACAGCTGGAAGAGGACCTTCGGCGTCTCCGCGAACTCCATCGGGTGTTGACGGAACAGCCCGGGCCGGATCCCTTCAGCGTGGTGGTGGTGTATCCAGACCGTCGGCAGGTGCGCCTGCGCTTCCCCCAGCACGGCACCACGTATTCCCCCGAGCTGCTGGCCCGCCTGGAGAGCCTCCTGGGCCCGGATTCCGTGCGCGTCCTGCCGCTGAGGTGAGGGGCACCCACCGTGCGCCCGGGACCCCTCCCCCAGCCCCTCCCCGAAACGGGGAGAGGGGATTGAGGCTCCCCCTTCCCTCATAGGGAAGGGGGTTGGGGGGGTTAGATCCGAGGACCCCTCCCCTTTCCCGGATTCGAGCCCCATGGCGCAGGTCCTCTCCCTCCTAAAATAAAGGGAGAGGAATGAATTGAGGAGGG
This Thermoflexus sp. DNA region includes the following protein-coding sequences:
- a CDS encoding DNA polymerase III subunit alpha, whose protein sequence is MSFVHLHVHSEYSLLDGLSRLDDLIRRAVEMGMPAIALTDHGVLYGAVAFYQKAQEAGIRPILGMEAYLARRTIQDREPDDRSLHHLTLLAMDETGWRHLIRLATIAQLEGFYYKPRIDKALLERYADGLIVLSGCPSAEIPRLLAQGRMEEAEAVAAWFAERFPGRFFLELQSHPGVPELDDINRGLVTLSRRLNLPLVATNDVHYVRSEDAGIQDVLLCIQTGKRLKEPGRMRMSDATYYLRSPEEMRELFAEVPEALTNTLRVAEMCSLTLELGRHRLPRFDPPPGFPDPAAYLRHLAEEGFRTRFPEPKPGYRERLDYELEIIHRMGFDAYFLIVWDLIRYARERGIWWNVRGSGAGSLVAYCLGITRVDPIELDLIFERFLNPARVSMPDIDIDFPDDRRDEMIRYAVSRYGADRVAQIITFGTMKARAAVRDVGRALDLPLPEVDRVARLIPAIPGKEVSIRDLLDPSNEEGRELRRLYEEKDYIRELLDLAMQLEGTVRHAGTHAAGVVIADRPLVDYVPLHRPTGVKGSAREENGEGNGEGEALLPVTQFDMEALEALGLLKIDFLGLSTLTVMRETCDLVARRHGIRLDLETIPTDAPEAYALLGRGETVGVFQVEGRGFSRMMRDLKPRAFSHVMDALALYRPGPLEYIPNYIRRMRGQEPIEYRHPRLAPILQRTMGILVYQEQIMRVAIDLAGYTPSEADELRKVVAKKKGEAFPKQRAKFLEGCVRNGIPLETAEAIWGDIEFFARYGFNAAHAASYAVITVQTAYLKAKYPVEYLCALMTVDRDKTEKIGLYVAECRRLGIPVLPPDINQSEATFTIEPTPDGKEAIRFGLTAVKNVGEGAVARILAARQEGGPFRDLDDLARRVDLKEVGRRAMESLIKAGALAAFGNRAQLLEILDRLMEASARYHRERQQGMLSLFALSGVSIEAASLVGSLPQLPEVEERQILEWEKDLVGTYLSETPLTRQWPTLQQLVSHTTADLSEELHGQTVKLAGIVRAVRTTTTRTGEIMAYVSMEDIHGTVEVVIFPRLWKQKGHLARPEAILIVVGKAEVSGREPRVVAEDLRDQDTIVRPVEETGEEEEEAGAQRRYAFTMPDTGMDFDARPSDGNTGSRPAGGEPSSPSKAPQEIQPMMEPADTHATIGPIMASSPSAMTGGSADREEASSAPSGAARPSSPTSAPGQEDTPGAAPGEASRKEPPGPAPEPRAVPSRHILIYFHRTEQLEEDLRRLRELHRVLTEQPGPDPFSVVVVYPDRRQVRLRFPQHGTTYSPELLARLESLLGPDSVRVLPLR